The genomic interval ccttaccacgccggtcagaccggcctaaggcccacggtcagaccgcaggtcacttttcagctcaattgaccgttagtaaaacggcgatatctcttgactcgggtctcggaatttggcgtttttggactctatggaaagcttattcaaagggccatccaacccatgaaaaatccatccaagaaacacaacttaatcaaggataaagggctcacactccaaaggatatccaccggacatacccacaagatgtcactcactcctattggacatgcccacttctctcttggtttaggacttgagaaaactcatcacacttggTTAGACAAGCCCAAAAAATGcacatacatgcatatgaactaatatggcacaagatcatccacaagctcgcttcatagacccctcttgataatacagcgcctatctagcaaatccggtctacaccaaacaccaagaccgggaaaagactaagaaaacattcttagctacattatacctttgccttgcgccatccatcttggggtcaagcttgagtcgagatcaacacttgtgaccatccggttgaaccatgtttatgccaaggtcttgtccatcctttgtcaagactttattctcatcacaagcttgacttcattcttgccaacatgacgatgtccttggctCGGTGACCactaacccatggtgtcattcattagcctcatcgtagtgggacctattccttttcacacctcaaaggagaacattagtctcaacaaatcggttgtcatccttcacttgatgaccaaccggttgcatatgaaagatatggatatgtttgttgagtattcattaacatcacaagtgtcatatactcgtatgcaagctcaagtgcaaagatccgatataaataataggtgaacaacatggatctagaacatgcacaataaatgtataggatttgctccccctaaatatatgcatacaaataaatatacaagagatgcaagtgtatgcataattagagaatgaccaatgggggtttatcctatacatatagagaaggcatatgtagtaatgatgtagaccaacataaaacatataccttcatgatctccatgttctcaatgtaaatgagactaaataagataacattcgagtaaacattagtctcacacttatatatcaataacatggaaatcatatatatgaacctatcaaaaagtaggagataagaagtggtacatatcgttttatctccatgcatctcatccttgtcatgattaaggtccatcacaaaagaatgcatgtcttccacatctcattatcgggaaataacctagtagacaacttatgcaaaagagaggttaatctcataaacatcggtttatcatctatcaccaaagtaacaattacacaaattgtttaatccaagatctttcaatcttttctctctttggtgatggataataacccgatataaacaatatagagagatgagatgaaaaatgatttcaaatcaagatagaaatcttataataaacaaaatatagaataagctccccctcaagatgtgcatacatatggatatgaaggaacgcatatgcacataatcaataaagatcaaataggaagctcacactatattttggatccacaagagagaccaagttagaatatgtgaagtttaatacatacctctcatcatttttacttttatatcgaaatgagactagtcaaagaaaggctcataaaaatgattagtctcatatagttagatttgtcattaatcaccaaaaccaaattaaggcacttgaacttacaacCGCCAGATCCAGATCCCCCGAGGTTGGCAGCCATGAGGGAGTTGAGTCCGAGCCAGATCCACCCTAAGCTCGCTATCACATCCGGCGGCGAGGACATGAGCTCGTCGACAGTTGGGTGCGGCAGCGATTTGGTGCGGAGGTGGTGACGCAACAGCACCCCGACCCTGACGGCTGGATCTGGCTGCCCCGCTGCTGCTCCACTCGGTGTCATTGCCGCTTGGGCCGCCCCGTCGGTCGTCGCCGTTTGGGCCGCTCCACCCAGTGCCTTGGCTTCGTCCGCCAGTGAGGAAAGGAGTAGAGGAAAGAGAGATGGGGTGGGAGATGAAAAATGGAAGAAATGGTACTTGTGGAACCCACTACAAGCAACTTACACCGTTGAGTATGTAGCTTTAACACATTCTTGGTTTAGGTGGCATGTGAGGTTCGACAAATCTGGGGGACACTACTATTGTCCTAAGACTTCCCACttgattttacttgaattctaaaatatttagttataaaatcgaaaaattaaattaaaaatcaGAAGTATTCAAGATTCTCGTCAGCCGATTACTCACCAATTGCATTTTAGAATCTCGAGCTTGGCTACAGCAGTACTACTCCCTAtcagggcacccgcaatggttatctataggctctttacaagagatctatgtcagcatattttcctacttagaagagattaaatgaagagagagagcaaatatatctactaatctggagatagtctatagagaaaaacgaggcaatagattaaagagctatagatacccatgtagacataccattaaagtggtttactattaatctagtctattactgagatgtacatgttttatagatagcacatTACTTTATTATTGCGGGTGCTCTCGGTAGCCAGTTGCTTGTCTTGGCTTGGCTTGCCGTGCCTTGCTGAAATTCCCCAGCTCGCTTCCCCAAGTCGAAGCTGAATTGCACACATCTCAATCAATAATGCTCCCCCAGATCTAGGTGAATCATCAAATTTTTAATTACTCACATCATCATACATATAAATAATTCTTGCATCATTAGCCGCCATAGAAATGACAGTAATAGTAGCATCCAGAAATTTGCTCATTTAGTAGTACTTGACCAGTGACACACTGACACCTAGTGGCTACTTGTCCGAAGAAATTTTAACTCCAAGCTCGAGAAATCCACACCCAAAAAGATCTCAACTTTTGTAGTCTGATGATTTGATGACCAGATGAAACCAGGTTTCTGAACAAGCTGAGCTAGGAATCCTGCAGCTGGGTGGCAGTAGCCGTGtccatggcgcgcgcggcggcgacgtcgacgtcgacgccggTGTCGGTGTCGGGCATGGTGGTGACCCTGACGACGAGCGGCGTGCGGACGCGGTGGTAGCCGTCGGACCAGACGATCTCGCCGAAGTCGTACCGGCCGCGCGACAGCTTCGCCGGCGCGACGGTCACGTAGTAGGAGGCCGTGTCGCGGTACGGGGAGAAGGCCAGCGCCGGCGGCcacacggcggcgcgcgcgccgtgcgggctgacgacggcggcgcggtacACGGCGTCCCTCCGGGGCCCCATGTTCGTCACCGTCCGCTTCACGGTCACCGTCGCGTTGAGCCGCGGGAGCACGATGGCCGGGTAGTTGAGGTCgtactccggcggcgccgcgccgccgccctcgccgccgcagctcgtgtCGAGCGACGGCGAGGGGAGCACCATCTGGCGTATCTGGTACCTGGTGTAGCCGAGGCCGCAGAGGAAGAGGACGTGGTCGCGCGCGCCAGCGTCGTAGACGAGGCCCGGGTCCAGCGCGCGCAGCGGGTCGACGtggccggcgccgacgtcgaACGCGTCCGCCGCCTTCAGCGTCCCGCCGGCCAGCATCACGTCGGACGTGTCGTCGTACATGTATGCCGTGGTCATCAGCGCCGACTTGATGGCTGCCGGCGACCACGTCGGGTGCACGGccctgacgacggcgacgatgccgGAGACGTGCGGGCACGACATGGACGTGCCCGAGTCGAAGTTCCACGTCACGGAGCGCTTGTCCAGCGGGATCACCGTCGGCGACGACATGGGCGGCCACGCCGCCAGGATGTTCACGCCGGGAGCGGTGACATCAGGCTGCACCCGACGAATCACAAAACAAAACACACGAATAAATGGTTTTGCAATATATTCGATTTTCTCctaaatatttatcaaatgcaaatatagttatattgtaacttatatgtaattataatatgacttatatataatttttacatagttttgaaaaataaaatcatagtGTGCGTATGGATGAGGACATTTGTCATGAAACGTCTGCTTCACGAAAATAGCATGTTTCCGTATTAATGtttttaaaagttatatataatttgtattATAGTTACATGTAAGTATAATagagttacactgtaatttgtactctctccgttttaggttataagtcgttttgactttagtcaaagttaaattgcttaaggtttttcttaaaaaaaatgcttcaagtttaactaaatttatagaaaaaattagtaacattttcaacccataacaaattttattatgaaaataaatttaattattgatttaatgaaactaatttaatattataaatattaatatatttatctttaaatttagttaaatttaaaacagtttaactttgatagtcaaaatgacttataaccTAAAATAGAGGGAgcagaaaatttatcgacaaatgtataaATAATCCCCGCAATAAAATCATGCCATTTTCACCATTTAATCCACGCTCTCGAGAATGAAAAATGTGGTGGCGTACCTTAAGGATGTGAGGGGAGATGGAGCTGGGGCCCCTGGAGGAGAAGTAGGcgacggccggcgccggcgacttgCCGACGAGCGTCGTGCTCGGGGAGAAGCGCGCGGTCGGCGGGCGGCTGCTGCCGCGGATGTAGTCGAGGATCCGGGTGCCCTGGCGGAGGTCGACGTGGACGGTGGGAAGGAAGTTGTCCTGCGTCGACCTGCGGGAGATGGTCTCGGCGAAGAtcaggccggcgccgccggcggcgtacACCGCCAGCGCCGCGACGCCGCTGGACGCCGTCGTGGTGGAGAAGCACAGCACGATCctgccggacgccgccgcccggctcCCGTTGGTTAGCTGGTCGAATGAGCAAGACCTTGGCATACAGCAATTGGAACCGTGTGATTCAAGGATGCAGATTTGCAGAAACTACACCTATGTATTTGCTAGCTTTACTTAGTACTCGTttcatttcagattataagacgttttgactttagtcaaagtcaaattattttaaatttgactaagtttatagacaaatataataatttttataata from Oryza glaberrima chromosome 3, OglaRS2, whole genome shotgun sequence carries:
- the LOC127765006 gene encoding subtilisin-like protease SBT3.18 isoform X2; this translates as MGCSGTYLLDVIQDILLKSYHTINQVHIVYLGHNDGLNASLTASLHLQLLSGVFTRSDEARDAILYSYSYGFSGFAAMLNSTQAAKLSEAEEVISIFRSKMLEIHTTRSWDFMGLSLHIQNEQSAGMQLKYGDDIIVGILDTGVWPESQSFRDDGHLGDIPSSWRGTCVEGEKFDPATACNRKLIGARYYLAGFESEVGPLNTSGGAEYRSPRDRVGHGTHTASTAVGAVSPDASYVGGLGRGVARGGAPWSRLAVYKVCWFKDLTGRCSDADILAAFDDALRDGVHVISASLGSTPPLMPLFMTSTEIGAFHAMQLGVPAVFSAGNDGPDAAMVQNVSPWVITVAASTIDRRFPTVITLGNNVSLVGESFNVNDMKMRLVESGSVFSDGSCSFDQLTNGSRAAASGRIVLCFSTTTASSGVAALAVYAAGGAGLIFAETISRRSTQDNFLPTVHVDLRQGTRILDYIRGSSRPPTARFSPSTTLVGKSPAPAVAYFSSRGPSSISPHILKPDVTAPGVNILAAWPPMSSPTVIPLDKRSVTWNFDSGTSMSCPHVSGIVAVVRAVHPTWSPAAIKSALMTTAYMYDDTSDVMLAGGTLKAADAFDVGAGHVDPLRALDPGLVYDAGARDHVLFLCGLGYTRYQIRQMVLPSPSLDTSCGGEGGGAAPPEYDLNYPAIVLPRLNATVTVKRTVTNMGPRRDAVYRAAVVSPHGARAAVWPPALAFSPYRDTASYYVTVAPAKLSRGRYDFGEIVWSDGYHRVRTPLVVRVTTMPDTDTGVDVDVAAARAMDTATATQLQDS
- the LOC127765006 gene encoding subtilisin-like protease SBT3.18 isoform X4, giving the protein MTGVWPESQSFRDDGHLGDIPSSWRGTCVEGEKFDPATACNRKLIGARYYLAGFESEVGPLNTSGGAEYRSPRDRVGHGTHTASTAVGAVSPDASYVGGLGRGVARGGAPWSRLAVYKVCWFKDLTGRCSDADILAAFDDALRDGVHVISASLGSTPPLMPLFMTSTEIGAFHAMQLGVPAVFSAGNDGPDAAMVQNVSPWVITVAASTIDRRFPTVITLGNNVSLVGESFNVNDMKMRLVESGSVFSDGSCSFDQLTNGSRAAASGRIVLCFSTTTASSGVAALAVYAAGGAGLIFAETISRRSTQDNFLPTVHVDLRQGTRILDYIRGSSRPPTARFSPSTTLVGKSPAPAVAYFSSRGPSSISPHILKPDVTAPGVNILAAWPPMSSPTVIPLDKRSVTWNFDSGTSMSCPHVSGIVAVVRAVHPTWSPAAIKSALMTTAYMYDDTSDVMLAGGTLKAADAFDVGAGHVDPLRALDPGLVYDAGARDHVLFLCGLGYTRYQIRQMVLPSPSLDTSCGGEGGGAAPPEYDLNYPAIVLPRLNATVTVKRTVTNMGPRRDAVYRAAVVSPHGARAAVWPPALAFSPYRDTASYYVTVAPAKLSRGRYDFGEIVWSDGYHRVRTPLVVRVTTMPDTDTGVDVDVAAARAMDTATATQLQDS
- the LOC127765006 gene encoding subtilisin-like protease SBT3.18 isoform X3, with protein sequence MLNSTQAAKLSEAEEVISIFRSKMLEIHTTRSWDFMGLSLHIQNEQSAGMQLKYGDDIIVGILDTGVWPESQSFRDDGHLGDIPSSWRGTCVEGEKFDPATACNRKLIGARYYLAGFESEVGPLNTSGGAEYRSPRDRVGHGTHTASTAVGAVSPDASYVGGLGRGVARGGAPWSRLAVYKVCWFKDLTGRCSDADILAAFDDALRDGVHVISASLGSTPPLMPLFMTSTEIGAFHAMQLGVPAVFSAGNDGPDAAMVQNVSPWVITVAASTIDRRFPTVITLGNNVSLVGESFNVNDMKMRLVESGSVFSDGSCSFDQLTNGSRAAASGRIVLCFSTTTASSGVAALAVYAAGGAGLIFAETISRRSTQDNFLPTVHVDLRQGTRILDYIRGSSRPPTARFSPSTTLVGKSPAPAVAYFSSRGPSSISPHILKPDVTAPGVNILAAWPPMSSPTVIPLDKRSVTWNFDSGTSMSCPHVSGIVAVVRAVHPTWSPAAIKSALMTTAYMYDDTSDVMLAGGTLKAADAFDVGAGHVDPLRALDPGLVYDAGARDHVLFLCGLGYTRYQIRQMVLPSPSLDTSCGGEGGGAAPPEYDLNYPAIVLPRLNATVTVKRTVTNMGPRRDAVYRAAVVSPHGARAAVWPPALAFSPYRDTASYYVTVAPAKLSRGRYDFGEIVWSDGYHRVRTPLVVRVTTMPDTDTGVDVDVAAARAMDTATATQLQDS
- the LOC127765006 gene encoding subtilisin-like protease SBT3.18 isoform X1, which translates into the protein MAVFLLLLIVSFLSYHPIQSTQESHSHVHIVYLGHNDGLNASLTASLHLQLLSGVFTRSDEARDAILYSYSYGFSGFAAMLNSTQAAKLSEAEEVISIFRSKMLEIHTTRSWDFMGLSLHIQNEQSAGMQLKYGDDIIVGILDTGVWPESQSFRDDGHLGDIPSSWRGTCVEGEKFDPATACNRKLIGARYYLAGFESEVGPLNTSGGAEYRSPRDRVGHGTHTASTAVGAVSPDASYVGGLGRGVARGGAPWSRLAVYKVCWFKDLTGRCSDADILAAFDDALRDGVHVISASLGSTPPLMPLFMTSTEIGAFHAMQLGVPAVFSAGNDGPDAAMVQNVSPWVITVAASTIDRRFPTVITLGNNVSLVGESFNVNDMKMRLVESGSVFSDGSCSFDQLTNGSRAAASGRIVLCFSTTTASSGVAALAVYAAGGAGLIFAETISRRSTQDNFLPTVHVDLRQGTRILDYIRGSSRPPTARFSPSTTLVGKSPAPAVAYFSSRGPSSISPHILKPDVTAPGVNILAAWPPMSSPTVIPLDKRSVTWNFDSGTSMSCPHVSGIVAVVRAVHPTWSPAAIKSALMTTAYMYDDTSDVMLAGGTLKAADAFDVGAGHVDPLRALDPGLVYDAGARDHVLFLCGLGYTRYQIRQMVLPSPSLDTSCGGEGGGAAPPEYDLNYPAIVLPRLNATVTVKRTVTNMGPRRDAVYRAAVVSPHGARAAVWPPALAFSPYRDTASYYVTVAPAKLSRGRYDFGEIVWSDGYHRVRTPLVVRVTTMPDTDTGVDVDVAAARAMDTATATQLQDS